The following are from one region of the Paenibacillus sp. KS-LC4 genome:
- a CDS encoding glutamate-5-semialdehyde dehydrogenase, with amino-acid sequence MTSEVVQKATLAKRAASIMNTVTTDQKNEALYTIADALIAHTADIIEANKLDLLSGEAAGTSRSLLDRLALDEGRIEAIAQALREIAQLPDPVGELLEQFDRPNGLHIEKSRVPLGVIGIIYEARPNVTVDAAGLCLKTSNCVVLRGGSAALESNRKIIEVLRNALEATALPADALQLIEDSNRASVNEMLKLNGLIDVIIPRGGSALIRTVVENATVPVIETGAGICHTYIDASADFDMAANISLNAKAQRPSVCNSMETLLVHESFARESLTALAKQFTAAKVELRGCERVMQLISEAKPVTEEDYATEYNDYILNVKIVNSLDEAISHISTYGTQHSECIVTEDASHAARFMQEVDAAAVYHNASTRFTDGFEFGFGAEIGISTQKLHARGPMGLPALTSTKYRIKGSGQIRG; translated from the coding sequence ATGACAAGCGAAGTCGTCCAAAAAGCCACATTGGCAAAACGTGCCGCCAGCATCATGAATACCGTTACGACTGATCAGAAAAATGAGGCGCTGTACACGATCGCTGACGCTTTAATCGCGCATACAGCTGACATTATTGAAGCGAATAAGCTCGATTTGCTAAGCGGAGAAGCAGCAGGCACTAGCCGCTCCCTCCTCGACCGTCTTGCTCTCGATGAGGGAAGAATCGAAGCGATTGCCCAAGCGCTCCGTGAAATTGCTCAGCTGCCTGACCCTGTTGGCGAGCTGCTGGAGCAGTTCGACCGTCCGAATGGACTGCATATCGAGAAATCTCGTGTTCCGCTCGGCGTGATTGGCATCATCTATGAAGCACGTCCGAATGTGACGGTCGATGCAGCTGGATTATGCCTCAAAACAAGCAACTGCGTCGTGCTCCGCGGCGGCTCGGCTGCACTTGAATCCAATCGTAAAATTATCGAGGTGCTGCGCAATGCGCTTGAAGCGACGGCGCTGCCAGCCGACGCCCTCCAGCTCATTGAAGATTCCAATCGCGCATCGGTTAATGAAATGCTCAAGCTAAACGGACTGATTGATGTCATTATTCCACGCGGCGGTTCGGCGCTTATTCGTACCGTCGTCGAAAATGCTACCGTCCCTGTTATTGAAACTGGCGCAGGCATTTGCCATACTTATATTGATGCAAGTGCGGATTTCGATATGGCGGCAAACATTTCTCTCAATGCAAAAGCACAGCGCCCTTCCGTATGCAATTCCATGGAAACGCTGCTCGTTCACGAGTCTTTTGCCCGCGAATCGCTCACTGCTCTTGCCAAGCAGTTTACAGCAGCAAAGGTAGAGCTTCGCGGCTGCGAACGCGTTATGCAATTGATTTCAGAAGCCAAGCCAGTAACCGAAGAAGATTATGCGACAGAGTACAATGACTACATTTTGAACGTAAAAATAGTAAATAGCCTAGATGAGGCCATTTCCCATATAAGCACCTACGGCACGCAGCATTCCGAATGCATCGTGACCGAAGACGCGAGCCATGCTGCACGCTTTATGCAGGAGGTTGATGCGGCCGCTGTCTATCACAATGCTTCGACTCGCTTTACGGATGGGTTTGAATTTGGCTTTGGCGCAGAAATCGGCATTAGCACGCAGAAGCTCCACGCGCGCGGGCCAATGGGCTTGCCTGCTCTCACATCAACCAAATA
- the proB gene encoding glutamate 5-kinase, whose translation MAERIIVKIGSSSLTSEEGGLNKERIAYFVSELAALHEAGRSVILVTSGAVAAGFRQIGYESRPKAVHEKQAAAAVGQALLMQAYQEAFSKFNIGAAQILLTRADFSNRKRIQNALMTIEELLRLRTIPIINENDTVATDELKFGDNDNLSALVATMTKAGQLIIITDMDGLYTEDPRKNPLAVKIERVDSISADIMKFAGGAGSAVGTGGMRSKIEAARIAMRGGVPAFIGKVQQPGDLSLATSGSGKGTYFDTEMHSLPMKKQWLGFHSMPQGTITVDAGAELALLTGGKSLLPAGITDSSGDFHSGDIVEVLSASGDTIGRGVVNYEAWQTKAAAGLGSEEVKRRIDVSRIEVIHRDEWVSLK comes from the coding sequence ATGGCGGAACGAATCATAGTAAAAATCGGCAGCAGTTCGCTAACCTCCGAGGAAGGCGGACTGAATAAGGAACGCATCGCTTATTTTGTATCCGAGCTTGCCGCGCTGCACGAAGCAGGCCGTTCGGTCATATTAGTTACCTCTGGCGCGGTAGCCGCTGGCTTTCGCCAAATTGGCTATGAGTCTCGCCCCAAAGCCGTGCATGAGAAGCAAGCGGCCGCCGCAGTTGGGCAAGCGCTGCTTATGCAGGCTTATCAGGAGGCTTTTAGCAAGTTCAATATCGGGGCTGCACAAATTTTGCTGACTCGGGCCGACTTCTCGAACCGCAAGCGAATCCAGAACGCTTTGATGACCATTGAAGAGCTGCTCAGGCTGCGTACGATTCCGATTATTAATGAGAACGATACTGTTGCAACCGATGAGCTGAAATTTGGGGATAATGATAATTTGTCAGCGCTGGTTGCAACGATGACTAAAGCCGGTCAGCTCATTATTATTACAGATATGGACGGCTTGTATACCGAGGATCCACGCAAAAATCCTTTAGCAGTCAAAATCGAGCGTGTCGACAGCATTTCCGCAGACATTATGAAGTTCGCTGGCGGTGCTGGCTCGGCAGTCGGAACAGGCGGCATGCGCTCCAAAATTGAAGCGGCCCGCATTGCCATGCGCGGCGGCGTGCCCGCTTTTATCGGGAAAGTACAGCAGCCCGGGGATCTGTCGCTTGCTACAAGCGGTTCCGGCAAAGGTACGTATTTCGATACGGAAATGCATAGCCTGCCGATGAAGAAGCAATGGCTCGGCTTCCACTCCATGCCGCAAGGCACGATTACAGTTGATGCAGGAGCAGAGCTTGCCCTGCTTACAGGAGGAAAAAGCCTCCTTCCCGCCGGCATTACAGACAGCAGCGGAGATTTTCATTCTGGCGATATCGTTGAAGTGCTCAGCGCCAGCGGCGATACGATTGGACGCGGGGTTGTCAATTACGAGGCCTGGCAAACTAAGGCAGCAGCTGGACTTGGCAGCGAGGAAGTGAAGCGCAGAATTGACGTAAGTCGAATCGAAGTAATCCACAGGGATGAATGGGTTTCGTTAAAATAA